The Listeria welshimeri serovar 6b str. SLCC5334 genome has a window encoding:
- a CDS encoding HEAT repeat domain-containing protein, whose amino-acid sequence MDAKQLLKKLKHTTEEAQMLKIIPKLGKYAKGKTVENALVASSKSNSEKVRAASIDALLTNPHKRIKKLVMAHINDTNEVKMKCFEYLGYHRMKQAEPLLLAHLNDADHWVRYFAVLNIGDMSSYELIENVEKHLENENNDVVRSGGYLTLYLLSETDADMEYNRQKLIELLNSTDEEARFVTINTLTDIGAHFEKEKVIQAFSERLEIEKDKDNVAVLKWGIRVLKYYR is encoded by the coding sequence TTGGATGCAAAACAATTACTCAAAAAATTAAAACATACTACCGAAGAAGCTCAAATGCTAAAAATTATACCAAAACTAGGCAAATACGCAAAAGGAAAAACAGTCGAAAATGCTCTAGTGGCTTCATCAAAATCGAATAGTGAAAAAGTCAGAGCCGCTTCGATAGATGCTTTACTAACGAATCCCCATAAGCGCATCAAGAAATTAGTAATGGCTCATATAAATGATACAAATGAGGTTAAAATGAAATGTTTTGAATATCTCGGCTATCACAGAATGAAGCAAGCAGAACCATTACTTTTAGCACATTTAAACGATGCTGATCATTGGGTTCGATATTTTGCAGTTTTAAATATTGGGGATATGAGTTCTTATGAATTGATAGAGAATGTGGAAAAACATTTAGAAAACGAAAATAATGATGTGGTTAGATCTGGAGGCTATTTAACCTTATACTTATTAAGTGAAACAGATGCAGACATGGAGTATAACAGACAAAAGCTCATAGAACTACTGAATTCAACAGATGAGGAAGCTCGATTTGTAACCATTAATACACTAACAGATATAGGGGCACATTTTGAAAAAGAAAAGGTAATTCAAGCGTTTTCTGAACGGTTAGAAATTGAAAAAGATAAAGATAATGTAGCAGTTTTAAAATGGGGAATTCGTGTATTGAAGTATTATAGATAA